The genomic DNA TGTCCGATTGAATTATGCCGAACGAATCCGGAGAGTAGCGAAATTAACCCCCCGTCCCGAACAAGTGGAAGTAACTTTAGAACACAACATAGACAAGACGTTACCCGTCGAAGCGCAATTCGTTGGAAAGAAGGAAGGTTTTCAACTGGATAGTTACAGTTTAGACCCACCCAAGATAAGAATTTTCGGTCCGGAAAGTTTGGTATTGAGCGCTGTAAAGGCTCGCGTTACGATAGATTTAGCAAAACTCGAGCCAGGGGGGGCGTACGAGCAACCTGTGGAAGTATTGGATAGAGAAAATCGTCCCATCGGGCGGTTAACCGTAGACCCCCCCCGTGTAACTTTTCGAGGTTCTTTACAGGGTCTCGTTCCGATGAAGACTTTGATTGTTTCTCCTGTTTGGAAAGGTTCGCCTAAAATCGGTTATCGAGTCGTGCGTTATACTGTCGAACCGAATCAGGTCAGAGTTTCTGGAAATGCTGCGCTATTAGCCGAATTGAGTACGGTGGAAACAGAACCGATAGATATTAATGAAATCGATAGCACGAAAGAATTTCGTGTTAAACTTGTCCTTCCTCCAGAATTAAAGGTGCAAGGTTCTCAATACGTTACTGTTGTCGTTGAAGTCGAAAAACAACCCAACCCTTCGCTTTAATCATGACGACATCGTATACACATACACTCGTCCGAACAATTCGTAGGGAGGAAGTAGATACATTTTTGCGTTTACTATGTGACGTATTCGATTTGGATTTTCATCACGCGAAAGTCGTGTTTACGAAAGAGCCATTTTTCGACCTCGAAAGAAAATGGGCAATATTTTTCGAAGGGAAAATGATCGGTTGTTTGACGACGGTTCCGGTGCAATTCGGTGATGGTCGTGCGATTGGAATTGCCGGTGTCGCCGTGCGAGAGGAATATCGGGGTCAAGGTTTCGGGAGTGAACTCATGCGAGCAGTCTTGCGAGAGAGCGACGCTCGTGGGGAAGGGCGCGCTCTTCTTTTTGCGCAAGAACCTCGATTTTACGAAAAGCACGGTTTTCGCGTTTTGGACGACGTGATTTCTGGGGAAATTATCGGCATGGGAAATGTGGAGGGGAATCGAGTTTTACCGATACAAACGGTGCGAAAGATTTATGATGCGTGGGCATCGGAATCTCCTATCCGACTTCGTAGGGATAGTCGCAGGTGGGATTTTTGGTCATGGTCCGGGAAAGTTCCTTATGAGATGGGAGAAGATGGTTACGTTTGTATGGAGGGAATGCGAATAAGGGAGCTTTTGCCGAAGTTTCAGCCATTCGGTTCGAAAAAACGCATAAGTTTGTGGAACGATGAGAAAAGAAGGGAATGGTACGGACTGAAAACTATGGTAGAGAAGCTCGAAATTCCTATTGGGAATTATTCAGTAGATTTGAAATTAATGGGGTTAGGGTTTAACGAAGTTCCCGAAATGTTTCTTTCCGACCAGTTTTAAAGTCGGTATGATTACCCACGAATAATTCACCGTGTCACAACCAGACCGGTTACAGGCGTTACGCGCTCTACGGACAGCCAATTACGATATGGCTTTTGCAACTGCGTTCGGAGCGCTCGTTGCAGGGAACTTTCTGGCTGAATTCATCCGCATTCTCACACGTGATGACCGTCTGCGTGCGTGGATTACGGCGGTGTCTGCTATTTTGGGTTTGCTTCAAATTCCGGGGAGTGTGCTTGCGGAGCGTTACGAGAGTTATAAAAAATACGTTGCCTACGGGGGTTTTTTCTGGCGTTTTTGGTGGATTCCCATCGTATTTCTTCCGTTGGCTCCTGAAAGCTTTCCGCGGCTCGAAGTCCTCACGCTTTGCATCGTTTTTCAAGCCA from Fimbriimonadales bacterium includes the following:
- a CDS encoding CdaR family protein, with translation MKISLFDNWVYKIAALIIAVILWTMVLTIEQPELQRSFDARLIYINIPPTLSVIDGPSTIRVEVNALGSKIIEIDPDEVMAFVDLRNAEAGTATYPVRLNYAERIRRVAKLTPRPEQVEVTLEHNIDKTLPVEAQFVGKKEGFQLDSYSLDPPKIRIFGPESLVLSAVKARVTIDLAKLEPGGAYEQPVEVLDRENRPIGRLTVDPPRVTFRGSLQGLVPMKTLIVSPVWKGSPKIGYRVVRYTVEPNQVRVSGNAALLAELSTVETEPIDINEIDSTKEFRVKLVLPPELKVQGSQYVTVVVEVEKQPNPSL
- a CDS encoding GNAT family N-acetyltransferase, which translates into the protein MTTSYTHTLVRTIRREEVDTFLRLLCDVFDLDFHHAKVVFTKEPFFDLERKWAIFFEGKMIGCLTTVPVQFGDGRAIGIAGVAVREEYRGQGFGSELMRAVLRESDARGEGRALLFAQEPRFYEKHGFRVLDDVISGEIIGMGNVEGNRVLPIQTVRKIYDAWASESPIRLRRDSRRWDFWSWSGKVPYEMGEDGYVCMEGMRIRELLPKFQPFGSKKRISLWNDEKRREWYGLKTMVEKLEIPIGNYSVDLKLMGLGFNEVPEMFLSDQF